Proteins encoded in a region of the Pirellulaceae bacterium genome:
- a CDS encoding right-handed parallel beta-helix repeat-containing protein, with the protein MNTRAGKRHRPRHISACFESLETRRVLAQVAGAIDVDTVWSLADSPYEVTKDVTVKSGATLTIEPGVVVQFRENTDLEVTGQLLAEGTPWQRITFNKAAGESGWDGLKFVDTLQDNRITHADMLHGDDQGEAIDISNSRLLLDHVTWSGTSGTILELDHPSLIVRNSHFPTSRGGEIIHGEHISDSEYLIIDGNVFENSDNGGDVIDFLGAERPGPVLQILNNVFKGGGDDGLDLDGTDAHIEGNLFMNFRKNTGRNTTSNAIATGLPQNGDDNRTEITVVRNIFFDNDHALLLKEDAFATVQHNVFVGSKKAVIQFNEVGGTAVKGAGRGASLTGNILWENKLLFKNLVSQPKFTTELSVDYSLLPNEMVDLGGTSINAHELGQGNLAGDPQFVNLEDGEFQLSAGSPAIAAGPAGLDMGAYVESGPTVIPVVIDSENDSVTSFLVGGPGITRYRYRLDDAAYSQLTTIDQPIQFAKLPQGEFLLDVVGMNSAGEWAIPTVPAFGNRIGTIIAPQQVRANEILPIVIRALDWQGNVNSNVSIPVQLDNLQQLDATDVQIKKGVGSYAPVVNAEADFQLSLTGSDDSYDIQVIDETFPVEHYSGALVGDTVWDANVEHRITDDLLIPEGSTLTIQPGTRVLLGDKVNLRVEGTILGLGSMESPLLFNSLNRDLAWGGIEIDGGHGQFSYALMTHGGADNARNFGHSNSQPVVMVRNGTLNCNHLFVVNNVGKAFGARRSQITIDHSIISDVDTGGEFSSSVAKISDTWIKNISNGNSNGFVDDDNDGLYFAGVHPSGEPSQFTDSFVIDTQDDGLDHNGAHLEIVNAWIEGVTHEGIASSNANQVTIHNSVFQKNNQGVEAGYGSPQLVVKQSVITQNTNQIDPNSPVTAGLRFGDGYDGQNGDYEGQITAEYLVISENGDNVRNYDGTIPGARPGAIVITNSMTNDEEFNRTDKNTTGTPIFSNSKHLLRGSAGFQSGPDNLPLGRSIKPKTVAFSVGSKADFNNDGQLTAEDIDLLCEQIQQDAPDFRFDLNNDARVDARDRDELIFSHFRTTYGDANLDGLFDSTDLVQIFQRGLYEDNILRNAGWADGDWNCDSEFSSSDLVLSMQTGDYSDAAASRAAISAALADLPEINDGSQKRHRASPLT; encoded by the coding sequence ATGAATACACGGGCTGGCAAGAGGCATCGACCGCGTCACATCTCCGCTTGCTTCGAATCACTGGAAACACGTCGGGTACTTGCCCAAGTCGCTGGCGCAATCGATGTGGACACCGTTTGGTCACTTGCCGATTCCCCCTACGAAGTCACGAAGGATGTGACGGTGAAATCCGGCGCGACGCTCACGATTGAACCGGGTGTCGTGGTTCAATTTCGTGAAAACACCGACTTGGAAGTCACGGGCCAATTACTCGCCGAAGGAACACCTTGGCAACGAATTACGTTTAACAAAGCCGCGGGTGAATCCGGTTGGGATGGGTTGAAATTTGTGGACACACTGCAAGACAACCGAATCACTCACGCCGACATGTTGCATGGGGATGACCAGGGAGAAGCGATTGACATTTCCAATTCGCGTCTGCTGCTCGACCATGTTACTTGGTCCGGAACAAGCGGAACGATTCTCGAGCTAGATCATCCATCGCTAATTGTAAGAAACTCTCATTTCCCAACTTCCCGCGGCGGCGAGATAATCCACGGAGAGCACATTTCTGACAGTGAATACCTGATCATCGACGGCAACGTCTTCGAAAACAGCGACAACGGTGGAGATGTCATTGATTTCCTCGGAGCGGAACGACCGGGTCCCGTCCTCCAAATCCTGAATAATGTTTTCAAAGGCGGAGGCGACGACGGGCTCGACCTCGACGGGACAGATGCCCACATCGAAGGCAATCTGTTCATGAACTTCCGCAAGAATACCGGGCGGAACACGACCTCCAACGCCATTGCTACTGGCCTCCCACAAAACGGTGATGACAATCGCACTGAGATCACGGTCGTGCGTAATATTTTTTTCGACAACGATCATGCACTGTTGCTTAAGGAAGATGCCTTTGCAACAGTCCAGCACAACGTATTTGTGGGTTCGAAAAAAGCCGTCATTCAATTCAATGAAGTTGGTGGAACGGCCGTCAAAGGGGCAGGGCGGGGGGCGTCACTGACAGGAAATATCCTTTGGGAAAACAAGCTTCTTTTCAAAAACTTGGTCAGTCAACCCAAGTTCACCACCGAATTATCGGTTGATTATTCGTTATTGCCAAATGAAATGGTCGACTTGGGTGGCACATCGATCAACGCTCACGAACTTGGGCAGGGCAACCTCGCAGGTGATCCACAGTTTGTCAATTTAGAAGATGGAGAATTTCAATTGTCAGCTGGATCGCCAGCGATTGCCGCAGGTCCCGCGGGCCTCGACATGGGTGCCTATGTCGAATCGGGGCCGACCGTTATCCCAGTGGTCATCGACAGTGAAAACGATTCCGTCACCTCGTTTCTCGTCGGCGGACCAGGAATTACTCGCTATCGATACCGCTTGGATGACGCCGCGTACAGTCAGCTTACAACCATTGATCAGCCGATTCAGTTCGCTAAGCTACCGCAAGGCGAGTTCCTGCTGGATGTCGTCGGTATGAACAGTGCGGGTGAATGGGCAATCCCAACCGTGCCCGCTTTTGGCAATCGAATTGGAACCATCATCGCTCCGCAACAAGTGCGAGCCAACGAAATACTTCCCATTGTCATTCGAGCCCTCGATTGGCAAGGCAACGTTAACAGTAACGTTTCCATCCCCGTGCAACTGGATAATCTGCAACAGCTTGATGCGACCGATGTCCAAATCAAGAAGGGGGTTGGTTCCTACGCACCGGTCGTCAACGCGGAAGCTGATTTCCAACTTTCCTTGACTGGCTCAGATGACTCGTACGATATCCAGGTGATCGATGAGACGTTCCCGGTGGAACACTACTCCGGCGCCTTGGTCGGTGACACCGTCTGGGATGCCAACGTTGAGCACCGAATCACCGACGACTTGCTCATCCCTGAGGGAAGCACGCTGACCATTCAGCCGGGAACACGTGTACTTCTTGGCGACAAAGTCAACTTGCGAGTGGAAGGGACCATCCTTGGCTTGGGATCGATGGAAAGCCCTCTTCTTTTTAATTCGCTGAACCGAGATTTAGCTTGGGGTGGCATTGAAATCGACGGAGGTCATGGACAATTCTCTTATGCCCTGATGACCCACGGCGGTGCCGACAACGCTCGCAATTTTGGCCATTCGAACAGTCAACCTGTTGTGATGGTTCGAAATGGAACCCTCAACTGCAACCATCTCTTTGTCGTCAACAATGTGGGCAAAGCCTTCGGTGCACGGCGATCACAAATCACCATCGACCACTCAATTATTTCAGATGTCGACACGGGCGGAGAGTTTTCGTCAAGCGTAGCCAAGATTTCCGATACATGGATCAAGAACATCTCGAATGGAAACTCCAATGGATTCGTTGATGATGACAACGACGGACTCTACTTTGCAGGTGTTCATCCGTCTGGCGAACCATCTCAGTTCACCGACAGTTTTGTAATTGACACCCAAGACGATGGCCTCGATCACAACGGAGCTCACCTCGAGATCGTGAATGCTTGGATTGAAGGCGTCACCCACGAAGGCATCGCGAGCAGTAACGCGAATCAAGTGACAATCCATAACTCAGTCTTCCAAAAAAATAACCAGGGAGTTGAAGCGGGCTATGGTAGTCCACAGCTCGTCGTGAAGCAGAGCGTTATTACACAGAATACAAACCAAATCGATCCGAACAGTCCCGTCACTGCCGGGTTGCGTTTTGGCGACGGCTATGACGGGCAAAACGGCGACTACGAAGGTCAAATCACAGCCGAGTATCTCGTCATCAGCGAGAACGGTGACAATGTCCGCAACTATGATGGCACCATTCCCGGGGCTCGGCCTGGCGCGATTGTGATCACGAATTCGATGACGAACGATGAAGAATTCAACAGGACCGACAAGAACACAACGGGCACACCTATTTTCAGCAACAGCAAACATCTGTTACGCGGCTCGGCAGGCTTTCAATCGGGACCCGACAATTTACCCCTGGGACGCTCCATCAAGCCCAAAACGGTGGCCTTTTCAGTTGGCTCCAAAGCCGACTTCAATAACGACGGCCAATTGACAGCCGAAGACATTGATCTACTGTGCGAGCAAATCCAGCAAGATGCTCCTGATTTTCGATTCGACCTGAACAACGACGCGCGCGTCGACGCGCGCGATCGAGACGAACTGATTTTCTCCCATTTCCGAACAACTTACGGTGATGCCAATCTCGATGGCCTGTTTGATTCAACTGACCTTGTCCAGATTTTCCAACGCGGTCTGTATGAAGATAACATTCTACGAAACGCAGGTTGGGCGGACGGTGACTGGAATTGCGACAGCGAGTTTTCCTCAAGTGACTTGGTCTTATCGATGCAAACCGGCGACTACAGTGACGCCGCAGCAAGTCGCGCGGCAATATCAGCCGCACTAGCTGACCTACCTGAAATTAATGATGGTAGCCAGAAACGGCACCGGGCTTCCCCACTCACTTAA
- a CDS encoding AAA family ATPase, whose product MYIDHWALDRSPFAAQLNPADFFASATHEEALARLQFLIENGRRLGFLLGAAGTGKSLLLEVAARQLRQNGCNVVKINLLGLSGTEFVWNLASGLGHLASTDASPVECWRGISDRLAANRYQRITTVVMLDDAEDCEDAVYSAISRFALTEQRPESRITLVLASQRQRSRSFGAKLNEMCDLRIDISPWDVVETVEYIQDALLRVGGTAEIFGIRALERIHELTQGVPRRVRQLAELSLVAAAADGTDEIEADVIDAVYRSLDGRNVTEAA is encoded by the coding sequence ATGTATATCGACCACTGGGCTTTGGACCGCTCACCGTTTGCCGCTCAATTGAACCCCGCAGATTTCTTTGCAAGCGCCACCCATGAGGAAGCGTTAGCCCGCCTTCAATTTCTGATTGAGAATGGCCGGAGGCTTGGCTTTCTGTTGGGCGCAGCGGGCACCGGAAAAAGTCTGCTGTTGGAGGTTGCTGCTCGCCAATTGCGACAAAACGGATGCAACGTCGTAAAAATCAACTTACTCGGCCTCTCAGGAACCGAATTTGTCTGGAATCTGGCTTCCGGACTCGGACACTTGGCCTCCACCGATGCGAGTCCGGTCGAATGCTGGCGGGGCATCTCGGATCGCCTCGCGGCGAATCGCTATCAGCGGATTACAACCGTGGTCATGCTCGATGACGCCGAAGATTGCGAGGATGCCGTTTACTCCGCCATCAGTCGCTTTGCCTTGACGGAACAAAGGCCCGAGTCTCGAATTACGCTCGTTCTGGCCAGCCAACGCCAACGTAGCCGTTCTTTCGGCGCCAAGCTGAACGAAATGTGCGACCTGCGTATCGACATTAGCCCCTGGGATGTGGTCGAAACGGTCGAGTACATTCAAGATGCGCTGCTTCGCGTCGGTGGCACGGCAGAAATCTTCGGTATCCGCGCTCTGGAGCGAATACACGAATTGACTCAGGGCGTACCGCGGCGCGTCCGACAACTGGCAGAACTCAGTTTGGTGGCAGCGGCAGCGGACGGCACAGATGAGATCGAAGCGGATGTGATCGACGCTGTTTACCGAAGCCTCGACGGCCGAAATGTGACCGAGGCCGCTTAA
- a CDS encoding TrkH family potassium uptake protein produces the protein MNLRLLAKHLGTICLLIGATMVFSLPWALPQLGQREETLNSAARFETDGFIALLCSIAISVAVGIGLKWWGRFAKGEIYRKEAMAIVGLSWVLATILGALPFILSDTYRSSSVRLNAPSESFQIFDFESWRWSSWKTVPPLPSESYEVIHALSEAGAKGLTHQQLTKFRANAAEVLANLRKNRDWQSIVLLPGTPGPDDRINNYRLQWVRMTITDSMFESQSGFSTTGATVMSDLEDPFLVSHCMLFWRSSTHFLGGLGIIVLFVVILGQGSAGKAMMRAEMPGPSKDSSQSRMQHTAWLFAAMYCILNLVLSIILQLMGLSWFDAICHAFGTMATGGFSTYNDSVGHFHSVSIDFVIILFMGLAGTNFTLLYFVLRFQPGRMFADTEWRTYAGLILIVTLLVILFGTAYHDFRMDEEDTLAMEALNGFRYSLFQVVSIITTTGYGTHNFDAWNSFGRGILFLLMFVGGCAGSTGGGLKVIRHVLFIKILRLEIEHTYHPRVVRPLKIGGRAVEDPELRKNILVYFCLALIVFVLSWLLIITIEPDVTWGNDSQHKLLDTASAIAAMMNNIGPGLGTVGATENYGNFTALAKLHFIWLMMLGRVEFFAIVVLFVPNFWRDR, from the coding sequence ATGAATCTTAGACTGCTGGCCAAACATTTGGGTACCATCTGCCTGCTGATTGGTGCCACCATGGTGTTCAGCCTACCGTGGGCATTGCCTCAACTGGGCCAGCGAGAAGAAACCTTAAACTCAGCGGCACGGTTTGAGACTGATGGTTTCATCGCGTTACTCTGCAGCATCGCCATCAGTGTCGCGGTCGGAATCGGGCTTAAATGGTGGGGGCGATTCGCAAAAGGTGAGATCTACCGCAAGGAAGCGATGGCGATTGTGGGTTTGAGTTGGGTGCTGGCCACGATCCTCGGTGCGTTACCTTTTATTCTCAGCGACACCTATCGCAGTTCATCGGTGCGACTGAATGCGCCCTCCGAGTCCTTTCAAATCTTCGACTTCGAATCTTGGCGGTGGTCGTCGTGGAAAACCGTACCCCCGTTACCGAGCGAAAGCTACGAAGTCATTCATGCGTTATCGGAAGCGGGTGCGAAGGGGCTCACCCATCAGCAACTCACAAAATTCCGCGCGAATGCAGCCGAGGTTCTCGCCAATTTAAGGAAGAATCGCGACTGGCAAAGTATCGTCCTCTTGCCAGGAACTCCCGGCCCCGACGACCGGATAAACAATTACCGTTTGCAGTGGGTGCGGATGACGATCACCGATTCGATGTTCGAATCGCAATCCGGTTTTAGCACGACTGGCGCGACAGTCATGTCCGACCTGGAGGATCCATTCCTCGTTTCACACTGCATGCTGTTCTGGCGGAGCAGTACCCATTTCCTGGGCGGGCTCGGCATTATCGTGCTGTTTGTTGTGATCCTGGGCCAAGGCTCTGCTGGCAAGGCGATGATGCGAGCAGAAATGCCAGGGCCGAGCAAAGACAGCAGCCAATCTCGAATGCAACACACGGCCTGGCTTTTTGCAGCCATGTACTGCATCCTGAATTTGGTCTTAAGTATCATCCTCCAGCTGATGGGCCTGAGTTGGTTTGATGCCATCTGCCATGCATTTGGCACCATGGCAACCGGGGGATTCAGCACTTACAACGATAGTGTGGGCCACTTCCACAGCGTTTCCATCGACTTCGTGATCATTCTCTTCATGGGTTTGGCCGGCACGAACTTCACCCTCTTGTATTTCGTGCTGCGGTTCCAACCCGGACGCATGTTTGCGGATACGGAGTGGCGAACTTATGCGGGTCTGATCCTAATCGTCACCTTGCTCGTGATTCTGTTTGGAACCGCCTACCACGATTTCCGTATGGACGAAGAAGACACGCTCGCGATGGAAGCCTTAAACGGTTTTCGCTACAGCCTTTTTCAAGTTGTCTCCATTATCACAACCACCGGATATGGCACCCATAACTTCGATGCCTGGAACAGCTTCGGACGAGGAATCCTTTTTCTGCTCATGTTCGTGGGTGGGTGTGCAGGCAGCACGGGTGGTGGCCTGAAAGTCATTCGCCACGTGCTATTTATCAAAATCCTCCGACTGGAAATCGAGCACACCTACCATCCACGCGTGGTACGACCACTTAAGATAGGAGGACGAGCCGTCGAGGATCCGGAGTTACGCAAAAACATTCTGGTCTATTTTTGTCTGGCGCTGATTGTCTTCGTACTCAGCTGGTTGCTTATCATCACGATTGAACCCGATGTCACCTGGGGCAACGATTCGCAACACAAACTGCTTGACACGGCCAGTGCAATTGCCGCAATGATGAACAACATTGGCCCCGGCTTGGGTACGGTGGGTGCAACCGAGAATTACGGCAACTTCACCGCTCTGGCAAAACTCCATTTCATCTGGCTAATGATGTTGGGACGAGTCGAATTTTTCGCCATCGTGGTCCTATTTGTGCCGAATTTCTGGCGAGACCGTTAA
- a CDS encoding (2Fe-2S) ferredoxin domain-containing protein has protein sequence MTPFTHHIFVCCNHRNSGHPRGCCDPNDDGSLKQAFKEKIAQSGLRAQVRANLAGCLDQCELGPTVVIYPAGIWYGKVSLADVERIVDETILGGKIIDELLISDAMLNTKGKGPPCIPLHADQSAEQNP, from the coding sequence ATGACCCCGTTCACGCACCACATTTTCGTCTGCTGCAACCATCGGAACTCAGGACATCCCCGGGGCTGCTGTGACCCAAATGATGATGGATCTCTGAAACAAGCTTTCAAAGAAAAGATCGCCCAGAGCGGACTGCGAGCACAAGTTCGTGCGAATCTTGCCGGCTGTCTTGATCAATGTGAACTGGGGCCAACCGTGGTCATCTATCCGGCAGGAATCTGGTACGGGAAGGTGAGCCTCGCTGATGTCGAACGTATTGTAGATGAAACCATTCTCGGTGGAAAAATCATTGACGAACTCCTGATTTCTGATGCGATGCTAAACACCAAAGGAAAGGGACCGCCGTGCATACCGCTTCACGCTGATCAATCGGCGGAGCAAAATCCATGA
- a CDS encoding sugar phosphate isomerase/epimerase: protein MPDLKIGVQVASLRMPFKKALPHIARMGATAVELDARYMFNPREMSESAMRQIRKWLNDYNLQVCAVSFRTRRGYDVAEDLQSRIDATKSAMQFAYAMGTSTVINQVGQVPSQDEVDDNNPRWETLLAALTDLGTYGQRTGAWLAMETGTESGEDLARLIQALPEGTATVNLDPGNLITNGFSPGEAVQSLGSMISHVHAKDGVRDLAQGRGLEVALGRGSADFPHLLGQLEEFNYRGYFTIERENANDPLQEISLATQYLRNI, encoded by the coding sequence GTGCCAGATTTAAAAATTGGTGTCCAAGTTGCCAGCCTACGCATGCCTTTCAAGAAAGCTTTGCCGCATATCGCCAGGATGGGTGCAACGGCTGTTGAACTGGATGCTCGCTACATGTTCAACCCGCGAGAAATGTCGGAATCCGCGATGCGGCAGATTCGAAAATGGCTGAACGATTACAACCTGCAAGTCTGTGCAGTCAGCTTCCGCACACGCCGCGGCTACGACGTGGCAGAGGATTTGCAAAGTCGCATTGACGCCACCAAATCAGCCATGCAGTTCGCCTATGCAATGGGCACTTCCACCGTGATCAATCAGGTCGGCCAAGTTCCGTCTCAAGACGAAGTCGACGACAACAATCCACGTTGGGAAACTTTACTCGCGGCACTCACCGATCTTGGAACCTATGGACAGCGCACAGGCGCCTGGTTAGCCATGGAAACTGGTACCGAAAGCGGTGAAGACTTAGCCAGATTGATTCAAGCGTTGCCAGAAGGTACCGCAACCGTGAATTTGGATCCGGGCAACTTAATCACGAATGGATTTTCACCAGGGGAAGCCGTCCAATCCCTCGGATCCATGATCAGTCATGTCCATGCCAAAGACGGTGTACGGGATCTGGCCCAAGGACGTGGCCTGGAGGTTGCATTGGGACGGGGGTCGGCCGATTTCCCTCACCTGCTTGGTCAACTAGAAGAATTCAATTATCGTGGCTACTTCACGATTGAACGAGAAAATGCTAACGATCCGCTCCAGGAAATCTCTTTGGCGACCCAGTATCTGAGAAACATCTGA
- the trkA gene encoding Trk system potassium transporter TrkA: MRIVVLGAGTVGTWIADLLCQHRHSVTIVDKDSEHTQRINDELDVRAVTGSASESSVLFQADILGADICLAVTGSDEVNLVSASMAKEMGARRSIARAFGPIFRDRSTFDYERHFKIDRLLSLEHLSAVELARGMRGPGSLAIESLADGKLQMQELTIRDTTSSLGKPLKDLSLPSSVRIGTIYRDGTMWIAGAEDHVQLEDRITLIGQRQDIADVKEKFQRKSDPKLGIVIAGGGETGYHLSRILEDRRYAITLMESDPKRCEFLATNLTHVTVIQADATRRAVLEEERVGSADVFAACTGDDENNIMACVEAKDIGCKRMMAIVQRPDYANVVGKLGINLAVSPRDVMAKQILSFLNKGPVISRSMLPGGNIGVFEIEVNEGARATHFDLLSLPLPPSCLILAVMRHEFVRVPGANDRLKTGDLVVALVDDSAAEDMLTLFNNKAAS; this comes from the coding sequence ATGAGAATCGTCGTTCTCGGGGCCGGTACAGTCGGAACCTGGATTGCAGACCTGCTCTGTCAGCATCGGCACAGCGTCACGATCGTCGATAAAGATTCGGAACATACTCAACGGATCAACGACGAACTTGACGTACGAGCAGTCACTGGCTCCGCATCCGAATCAAGTGTCTTGTTTCAGGCAGATATTCTGGGAGCCGACATTTGCTTGGCAGTCACCGGATCGGACGAAGTCAACCTTGTCTCAGCAAGTATGGCGAAAGAGATGGGAGCCAGACGGAGCATCGCGCGTGCCTTCGGACCCATCTTTCGTGACCGCAGCACCTTTGATTACGAACGCCACTTCAAGATTGACCGACTCCTCAGCTTGGAACATTTGTCGGCCGTGGAGTTGGCTCGAGGGATGCGTGGACCAGGATCTCTGGCAATTGAAAGCTTGGCCGATGGCAAACTCCAGATGCAAGAATTGACAATCCGAGACACCACCTCCTCGCTTGGAAAACCGTTGAAGGATCTCAGCCTGCCAAGCAGCGTGCGCATCGGCACGATCTACCGAGATGGCACGATGTGGATAGCCGGTGCGGAAGATCATGTGCAATTGGAAGACCGCATCACGCTGATTGGGCAGCGACAAGATATCGCCGACGTCAAGGAAAAATTCCAGCGCAAATCAGACCCGAAACTCGGCATCGTGATCGCCGGCGGCGGCGAAACTGGATATCACCTGAGTCGGATCCTGGAGGATCGGCGCTACGCCATCACCTTGATGGAATCGGATCCGAAACGTTGTGAGTTCCTGGCAACCAACTTGACTCATGTTACCGTCATCCAAGCCGACGCGACTCGCCGAGCCGTATTAGAAGAAGAGCGAGTCGGCAGTGCGGACGTGTTTGCCGCCTGCACGGGAGACGACGAAAACAACATCATGGCTTGTGTTGAGGCCAAAGACATTGGCTGTAAACGCATGATGGCGATCGTGCAACGGCCCGATTACGCAAATGTTGTCGGAAAACTTGGCATTAACTTGGCCGTTAGTCCTCGGGACGTCATGGCAAAACAGATCCTAAGCTTTCTTAACAAAGGACCTGTCATTTCACGATCCATGTTGCCGGGCGGAAACATCGGCGTCTTTGAAATTGAAGTCAACGAAGGTGCTCGGGCGACTCACTTCGATTTACTGAGCTTGCCGCTTCCCCCGTCATGCTTGATTTTGGCAGTTATGCGGCATGAGTTTGTCCGAGTTCCCGGCGCAAATGATCGCCTCAAAACGGGTGACCTTGTGGTGGCATTGGTCGATGACTCCGCAGCCGAAGACATGCTGACATTGTTCAATAACAAAGCTGCGAGTTAA
- a CDS encoding 16S rRNA (uracil(1498)-N(3))-methyltransferase has protein sequence MSRRFYSPESLTLGKYLLEGAEAHHLLRVMRAKIGDEVILFDGAGDEFEARVCRLGRNDVEFEVFSQRAIDRELARSVHFAVALPRGDRSEWLTQKLVELGVSELRPWQTRRSVALPNAKTVQRLQRQVIEASKQCGRNRLMRIAEPVSFEEHLAADQQATRLFAHPTHAMPDAHAPAIGLSEMVEQCADHMIVVGIGPEGGFTDDEVRQAQRHGWQAVDLGDRILRTETAALAMAAWLMLNTPPCPEL, from the coding sequence ATGTCGCGTCGTTTTTACAGTCCGGAATCATTGACTCTGGGCAAATATCTTCTAGAGGGGGCTGAGGCTCATCACTTGTTGCGTGTGATGCGCGCGAAGATTGGCGATGAAGTGATCCTGTTTGATGGGGCGGGGGATGAGTTTGAGGCACGCGTCTGCCGTTTGGGACGGAATGATGTCGAATTCGAAGTCTTTAGCCAACGAGCGATCGATCGTGAATTGGCTCGTTCGGTGCATTTTGCCGTCGCTTTACCTCGGGGTGATCGATCTGAGTGGCTGACTCAGAAGTTGGTGGAGTTGGGAGTTTCTGAATTGAGGCCCTGGCAGACGCGCCGCAGCGTTGCGCTGCCGAATGCGAAAACGGTGCAAAGATTACAGCGGCAGGTCATCGAAGCATCCAAGCAGTGCGGGCGAAATCGATTGATGCGGATTGCAGAACCGGTTTCTTTTGAAGAGCATCTTGCCGCCGATCAGCAAGCGACCCGTCTATTCGCTCATCCGACGCATGCGATGCCGGACGCCCATGCACCGGCGATAGGGCTGTCTGAGATGGTTGAGCAGTGCGCCGATCATATGATCGTCGTGGGGATCGGTCCCGAGGGTGGATTCACAGACGACGAAGTCCGGCAGGCCCAACGGCACGGTTGGCAGGCCGTTGATTTAGGAGATCGGATTTTGCGAACCGAAACCGCAGCTTTGGCGATGGCGGCTTGGCTGATGCTGAACACGCCGCCTTGTCCCGAGTTGTGA